A section of the Salmo salar chromosome ssa05, Ssal_v3.1, whole genome shotgun sequence genome encodes:
- the syce3 gene encoding synaptonemal complex central element protein 3 isoform X1 has translation MSPMAASPSSCDHQEDWGEEMMELNKDLERMIEDVENISVQLTWMAYDMVVQRTSPDLGDSIRRLEEEFLRCRAVICGSPGEQEPNQGQGMG, from the exons ATGGCTGCTTCTCCTTCATCCTGCGACCATCAAGAGGACTGGGGCGAAGAGATGATGGAGTTGAACAAGGatttagagagaatgattgaagACGTGGAAAATATATCAG TACAGCTGACGTGGATGGCCTATGACATGGTGGTGCAGCGAACCAGTCCTGATCTGGGGGACTCCATTCGTCGGCTGGAGGAAGAGTTCCTCCGCTGCAGGGCTGTCATCTGTGGCTCCCCTGGGGAACAGGAGCCGAACCAGGGGCAGGGGATGGGATAG
- the syce3 gene encoding synaptonemal complex central element protein 3 isoform X2 encodes MAASPSSCDHQEDWGEEMMELNKDLERMIEDVENISVQLTWMAYDMVVQRTSPDLGDSIRRLEEEFLRCRAVICGSPGEQEPNQGQGMG; translated from the exons ATGGCTGCTTCTCCTTCATCCTGCGACCATCAAGAGGACTGGGGCGAAGAGATGATGGAGTTGAACAAGGatttagagagaatgattgaagACGTGGAAAATATATCAG TACAGCTGACGTGGATGGCCTATGACATGGTGGTGCAGCGAACCAGTCCTGATCTGGGGGACTCCATTCGTCGGCTGGAGGAAGAGTTCCTCCGCTGCAGGGCTGTCATCTGTGGCTCCCCTGGGGAACAGGAGCCGAACCAGGGGCAGGGGATGGGATAG